Part of the Campylobacter suis genome, ATCAAAGCCCAAAATATCAAATTCGTCTCACGCGGCGATAAATCAGGTACAGACAATAAAGAAAAAGGTCTATGGAAAAAAGCTATCGGCGAAGTACCTGAAAAAGAGGGCTTTTACACTCAAATTGGTCAAGGCATGATAGCTACTATCAACGCAGCTGCTGAGCAAAAAGGCGTAACTCTAACAGATCGTGGCACATATATAAAATATGAAAGCAACAAAAACGGTAACCCTGAAATGGTCATCATCAATGAAGGCGACACTGATCTTAAAAATTTCTACTCAGTTATAGCAGTTAGCCCAAAACACTGCGCTAAAACAGATATAGAAAATGCTGATCGCTTCATCAAATGGGTAACAAGTCCAAAAGGTCAAGAGTTTATCGGTGCGTTTAAACTTATGAATAAACCACTATTTACACCAGACGCTGCAACTCGTGCAAACTAATTAAAAGGCGGAATTCCGCCTTTAT contains:
- the tupA gene encoding tungstate ABC transporter substrate-binding protein TupA gives rise to the protein MKKILLSSLVLASAMFAADTDLNMATTTSTADTGLLDAMVEVYKADTGVDVKFTAVGTGAALKLGQDCNADILFVHSPKVEKEFVEKGYGVERKPVMYNDFVLIADKSIADKFKGKDLKASLELIKAQNIKFVSRGDKSGTDNKEKGLWKKAIGEVPEKEGFYTQIGQGMIATINAAAEQKGVTLTDRGTYIKYESNKNGNPEMVIINEGDTDLKNFYSVIAVSPKHCAKTDIENADRFIKWVTSPKGQEFIGAFKLMNKPLFTPDAATRAN